The genomic segment ATACGCCGTTTCCTCTTTTAACTCCACGACTTATGAATCTCCACCACGCTATAGAAGGATGGATTAGCTTTGGCATCCTGGATAGCGGTGGAGGAAGTGTCCACTGGTTGCGAGAAGCGCTCTATTCTTTCCCGGGAATGGGTTTACAGCCGTATTCTTTGATTGACGAAGAAGCTGGAAAAGTACAGGAAGGTTCGGAGGGTTTACTGTTTTTTCCTTACCTTCTGGGGGAGAGACTGTTTGGTTCTCCCTGGGCCAGGGGAGTTTTCTTTGGGGTTCTTCCCACACATCGTCGAGGTCACTTTTCCCGGGCGGTCATGGAAGGGGTCAGTTTTGATTTAAAAATGAGTCTGGAGGAAATTGAAAAACTCTGGGGGAGGGAAATTAGGCAAATGAATGCTATTGGAGGAGGAGCAAGAAGTGACCTCTGGTGCCAGATAAAAGCAGATATCTATGGTAAAGAGATCGTTGCTTTGGAAGAGTCCGAAGGTGGAATTATGGGAGCGGCGATGCTCGCTTTTTCTGGAGTCACTGGAGAAAGTGTGGATTCCTTTGAAAAAAGGTGGCTTAAAGTTCGCCGGCGCTTTTCACCAAACTCTTCTTGTCGGGAAATCTACGAGAAACATTATTCCCTGTTTAAGGAGTTTCACGAACTTTTCCAGGAGGCCTTTGGGAAATACAGAGAGGGGGCATAGAGGTGATTCATTATCAATCTTTTATTAATGGAGAGTGGATGGAAGGGGAAGGCGTTATCGAGGTTGTTGACCCATCTTTGGGGGAAGTTTTCGCTACAGTTTCAAAAGTTACAAGAGCGCAACTCCAAAAGGCGATTGATGGAGCTCATCAAGCCTTTATATCCTGGTCTAGGAAACCGGCGATAGAGCGAAGTCGCTTGCTTCTCAAATCGGCTGCTTTAGTCCGGGAAAACCATAAAGAAATTGCCAAACTTTTAGCGCAGGAACAGGGAAAAGCTTTGCCCGATGCGGAGAGGGAAGTCCTGGGTGCGGCCGATTGTCTCGAATACTATGCTTTCTTGGGGATAAACATTCTGGGGGAAGTACCCCCACCCAGTGCTCCTAATCTAAGAAGCATCGCGATCCGCCAACCAATAGGGGTGGTCTTTGCGGTGGCGGCCTGGAATTATCCGGTGAGTCTCATCTCGTGGAAGGTGGCTCCTGCTTTAGCTTCAGGGTGCACGGTCATTGTAAAGCCCTCTCGAGAAACACCACTTTCCACCATAGCTTTTGTAAAAGCTTGTAACGATGCTGGTTTACCTCAAGGTGTTTTGAATGTGGTTAATGGTGATAATGCCTTAATCAGCGAAGAAATCTTTTCGAATCCCCTGGTAAGGCTTGTAGCGCTTACCGGTTCTACTGAAACTGGAAAAGAATTTATTCGAGCTTCGGCAAAAACCCTAAAAAGGCTGATTCTGGAACTGGGTGGGCATTCTCCTTTCATCATTTTTGCGGATGCAGATTTATCCAGGGCGGTCAAGGATGGGGTGAAGCGATCGTTCCGGAATGCGGGACAGATTTGCAACTCGGTCAATCGAATCTTTGTGGAAGAGGCCATTAAGGATGATTACCTCAACATGTTTGTGGAACAGACCCGGAAGCTGGTCCTTGGAGGTGCTTTTGATACCCCTACACCTGATGTGGGACCCATGGTGAACGAAGCAGGTTTGCGCCGGATGGAAGAGTTTGTAAATGATGCTTTGGCAAAAGGTGGTAGAGTTATCTGTGGGGGGAAAAGACCGACTGAACCTCGATTGCAGAAAGGCTTTTTCTTTGAACCCACCGTTATCGCCAATGTATCTCAAGACATGAAAATTATGGTGGAAGAACCCTTCGGTCCAATTGTAGCCATTGATACTTTCAAAGATGTTGAAGAAGTCATCCTCAAAGCCAATAGCACGCGATATGGTCTTGTGAGTTATCTTTATACCTCAGATATGAAAAAAGCGTTCCTGGTGGCTGAAAAACTGGAGTCTGGGTCGGTAGCCGTCAATAATATCAACCCTGATAGCCTGTACGCTCCATATCCAGGATGGAAGGAAAGTGGTATAGGGGTAGAACTTGGGGTCCATGGTTTAGATGAATACCTGGAGTGGAAACATATTAAGCTAGAAGTTTAGGAAGGGGTGACCAAATTGAAAATCGGTTTCTTTACAGCCAATTATTTGAACGAACCTCTGGAAAAAGTCCTTGACAGGGCTGTGGGATGGGGATATGAAGCGGTAGAGATTCCAGCTTTTAAGGAAAGTCCCCATCTTGATGTAGACCTTGTGATTCAGGATACCTCATATGTGAAAAGGATTAAAAAGGCAGTGCATGACCGGGGACTATTCATTTCAGCTTTGAGTAACCACCCTGAGGGTCAATTAATTTTGGGACCTCATGGTAAGGATACCGATGCCATTTTTGCCGGAACGCCGGAAGAAAAGATTCGTTTCGGAATCGAACGGATGATAAAAACTGCTCAGGCAGCCAGCGCTCTGGAGGTCCCGGTCGTTTGTGGGTTTATCGGTTGCGAAAATTTTGGCCGATTTTTCCCCTGGCCCTATTCCAAGGGATGGGAAGAAATGGAAGGACATTTTGTAGAACGCTGGGGTAAAGTGCTGGATGAGTTTGAAAAATACGGGGTTAAATTTGGCCATGAGCCACACCCTAACGAGCTGGTTTATGACATATACACGGCTAAGAAGAGTCTTGAACTCATGAAGGATAAGAAGGCATGGGGCTTTAACTTCGATCCCGCCAATCTTATTTACCTGGGTATTGATGTGGTCAATTTTGTTCAAGCCGTGGGGCATAAAATCTATCACGTTCATGCCAAGGATGGAGAAATTGTGGAACATAATGTGAGGAGGGATGGCCTCATCCCTACTGGTCCCTGGACGAGGATTGATCGAGGTTTTCGTTTCCGCATCCCTGGGTGGGGTTCGGTTCCCTGGAAGAGAGTGATTACCGAGCTTGCTCTGGTTGGGTATGACTACGTTTTGAGTTATGAACATGAAGATGTAACCATGAGTCGAGATGATGGAGCAACAAAAACCATTGATTTTCTGAAGCCGTTGCTCATTAAGGCCCCGTACGAGGGGAGAAAAGATATCTTGTTCCAGTAGGGAGGAAAGACGATGGAGCACATGGTTGACATTTCCACGCAATTGGCAGGAGTGACCATGAGGACCCCTTTTGGGGTATCTCCTCATAATCTGGATAAACCCTGGTTTCCAGGTAAAAAAGCGGCGGAGTTGTTCGCCAAATACGTGGAAGCAGGAGCTGGCTATATTTATATTCCGGCTTTGGTTCCTGGTGAACCCACTGAAGCTGAGAAGAATTTAGACTTTCCAGCGTTATTCGGTTCTCAGAACTATGTGGGAAGATGGATGAAAGTTGGTCTTGATTCTCAGCACCGGGAGGTTATTGCCCATATTTATACCGCGAAAAATCTTTTCAATTATGTAAGTTGGGCGAAGGAGCTCATGGATACTCTGAGACCCACCCTTCCCGAAAATGTCCCGGTTATTGCTCAGGTCCTGGTCCATGATATGGATCCGGTAAAGTGGGCGGATCAGGTCAAAAGGGTGGTTGACGCCATAAAACCGGATATTATTGAGCTGAACACTGGGTGCCCAGTGGGGGCGATGTGCCATCTTGACGCTAAAAACCTGCCACCTGAGGCAAAGTGGGGTATGATGATGGGAGCTGCCCCAGAAGTCTTTTTGCCAGTTTTGGAAGCATGTGTGAACGCCACTTCGTTGCCAGTTGGGTTTAAATTGACTCCAGAGGTTGGTTACCCACGGATGTTGTATCTTACCGAAGAAGCCAGAAATGTAGGGGCACGCTTTGTGGTGACCACGCACAAATACTTTGTGGTTCCTCCCCCTGACATTTGGAATGAGGGTCGAGGCAAGTATCCCGGGGTGAGTGACCAGGCCAATATTCTGTCTGATATTGGGGGTCCGATGCTCCGTTTTAGCATGTATAAGGCTACGGCGCTCATCAGTAAAAACATCCCGGGTATTGATACTTTTGCCGGAGGTGGAATTACCGCTCCCGAGCATATTGTGGAAGCCATTATGCTGGGGGCGAAAGCCTGCCAGACGCTGACTGGTATCGTTTTGAATGGAATCGAGTTTATCAGAAAGAGTAATGATTGGCTAAAGGGGTATATGAAGCAGTGTGGTTACCATTCAATCGAGGATTTCCGGGGTCTGGGATTAAAGTATTTGAAGTCGTCGATGGAGGTTGAATTTTACTACTACCGGGCAAAAATTGATGAGGCAAAATGTACGCAGTGTGGTCAGTGTGCTGCTTCGTACTGTCCAGCGATTTCGATGCACGATGGTGCGCCTTTTGTTGATGAAAAATACTGTTCAAGCTGTGCCATGTGTACAGTGATCTGTCCCTTTGATGCCATTTCGATTGTTCCTCGAGTTTAGGGGGGTGGAGAGAATGATTCCTGAAACCATGAAAGCAGCGGTGGTGGAAAAACCAGGGGTGATACAGATTCAAGAGGTTCCGGTTCCCAGGATAAGCCCTTCGGAAGTGCTCATCAAAGTAAAAGCCTGTGGTATTTGTGGTACTGACTATAGCATTTACATTGGCAAGTATTCTCAAGACTGTCTTCCTCTTATTCCAGGGCATGAATTTTCGGGGGAAGTGGTAGCAGTGGGTCGGGATGTTTCCACCGTACAGGTGGGGGATCGGGTTACGGCTGATATTAACTTAAGCTGTGGAGTATGTTTTTACTGTAGCCGAGGGCAAAAGCTAACCTGCCCGGATTTCCGCCAGCTTGGTATCCACATTGATGGAGCTTTTGCTGAGTATGTTACAGCACCAGCGCAACAGGTTCATAAACTTCCTGATAATGTCAGTTACGAGGTGGGAGCTTTTGTTGAGCCGATTTCCTGTGCTATCCATGCAGCGAAAGCGATGAACATCAGGTTAGGAAGTAGCGTAGCTGTTTTAGGTGATGGCACGCTGGGTATCCTCCATACTCAAGTTGCCAAGCTCCAGGGGGCAGCGCCCGTTATCCTGGTGGGAAAACACAAGGGGAGAATGGAAGCAGCCAGGAAAATGGGCGTGGATTATGTGGTGGATATCAACTCCGAATCGCCAGTTGCCAGGGTTAAAGACCTCACCGGGGGAAGAGGAGCTGATTTTGTCATTGAATCGGTAGGGACTTCGGTAACCTACGAGATGGCTCTGGCCATGACAAGGCCTGGTGGTAGACTCGCAGCGTTTGGCATTACTAATGAAGAGGACATCATGAGGTTGCGTCCTTTTGACTTTGTTTTGGGGGAACGAAGCATGGTGGGTTCCTGTGCCGGAGTCGGTAACGATTGGCCAGACGCCATTACTCTCCTTCAGTTTGGAAGAATCAATCCCACCCCTCTTTTTTCTTTAAAAGTCCCTCTGGAAGACCTCAAAAAGGCTCTTTTGGAAGGAAAGGAAAATCGGGAATTACTGAAAATTTTTATTTCGCCCGAGATTTCCGGTTGGCAAAAACTGTAAGGTTGTGGTAAAATGGAGACGTTATCCTATGGTTAATAGGTAAATACCACTGTACAGGAGGAGGTGCTTTCGATGTTAATTAAAAGAGGAAGGAAGAATGTTCCCGAAACAACAGTTGATCGGTGCCATGGCGGTGAAGGCACAATCCGGGTACGGCAGCTTCTGGGGTATGAACCAAGACTCCCAGGTGTTCCTGGCTTTCCGGATGATTTTGACAGTTCCATTTCCTTCATGCACGAAACGACTCTCCCGCCGGGAACTTCTATTGGCCGACATGAACAGATTGGAAACGAGGAACTTTATTACGTTGTTGAGGGAATTGGTGAAATGACGGTTGATGATGAAACCACCATTATGGAACCAGGTGATGTGTGCCTCACCAAGAATGGGAGTTACCACTCTTTCAGAAATATCGGTGATACTGATTTGCGGATCATCGTTATCGAAGCTCTGGTTCCTGAGAAAAAATAATAATGAGGAGGGGGTGGCGATGAAAGCGATTAATGTGGGCATGATTGGGTACAAGTTTATGGGCAAAGCTCACAGTCATGCCCTCTTTGACCTTAATTTTTTCTTTGACCTTGATGTTTTACCGGTACGGAAGGTCATATGTGGCCGCCATCTTGAGCCCCTCAAACAGGCTGCCGAAAAGTGGGGATGGGAGGAATACGAGACTTCTTGGGAGAAAGTAGTCATGAGGGACGATGTCGAAGTCATTGACATCTGTACTTCCACCAATACCCACTGTGACATTGCGGTGCTTGCTGCAGAAAACAAGAAACACATTTTCTGTGAAAAACCCTTAGCCATGAATGTAAAAGAAGCGAAGAAAATGGTTGAAGCAGTGGAAAAAGCAGGAGTAAAGCATATGGTTGGCTTTAATTATCGTCGCGTTCCAGCCATTGCCTATGCCAAAAAACTCATTGAAGAGGGAAAAATTGGAAAAATTTATCATTTTCGAGCTGCATACCTCCAGGATTGGATCGTCGATCCGGAATTCCCGCTGATTTGGAAGCTCCGTAAGGAAGTTGCCGGTTCTGGGCCCCATGGTGATTTGAACTCCCATATGGTGGACCTTGCCCGATATCTGGTAGGAGATATTGAAAGCGTCATGGGTATGACAGCTCAATTCATTAAGCACAGGAAACTTCCGGCTGAGGAACAAGAATTAAGTACCATGTTGACCGCTCGGAGCGGTCAGGGGATGGGCGAAGTCAATGTGGAAGATGCTTCATTCTTTGTTGTCACTTTTGAAAATGGGGCTCTTGGTGCATTTGAAGCTACGCGTTTTGCTCCAGGAAGAAAGAATTATAACTACTTTGAAATTTATGGAAGCGAAGGGAGCCTCATATTTAATTTTGAGAGGATGAACGAATTACAGTACTTCTCTCGCCGGGATGAAATGGGTAATCAAGGATTCAAGACAATTTTAGTTACTGAAGAAGTGCACCCTTACATTTCGGCCTGGTGGCCACCAGGACATATTATCGGTTATGAACATACCTTTATTCATGAGTTTGCTGACTTCTTCCGGGCACTCCAGGGCAGTGGTCAGCCAGAGCCAAACTTCTATGATGGACTGAAATGTCAAGCGGTTTTGGATGCAGCACTTGTTTCGGCTGTCGAGGGAAGAAGAGTACGGGTGAAAGAAGTTTTGGAATAACAGAGCGAGAGGAAAGCGGTTTTGAGTGGGTTTATGAAATCGACGTCGGTTGCTCGTGTAGAATGGCAGAGTTTTGTAAGTCAATACGGTATTGCGATAGTACTCGTGGTGCTTTTTGTCGTTGCAGGAATTATTTCTCCTATTTTTTACCGGTCGGCAAATATCTTTAATGTCCTTCAACAGGCTTCTGCACTTGGTATTGTCAGTATTGGACAGACCTTGGTAATCCTGGTGGGGGGTATTGACCTTTCCATCGGTTCTATCATGGCCACAAGCTGTGTGTTTGCTGCAGCCCTTATGAGGGGGCAAAACCACCTGGTTTTACCTGTTACTGCTTTCTGCCTTGGAATTGGGGTTCTGGCTGGGCTAATTAATGGGCTTATCGTTACCAGAAGAAATGCACCTCCTTTCATCGTTACGCTGGGTACAGCCCTTATTTTCCAGGGGATTCGGTTTGTTTATACCAAGGGTGCCCCTTTTGGGAGTATTCCTTCTATTGTGCGATTCTTAGGCAAAGGGGGTATAGGATTTTTGCCGGCTTCGGTAATCATATTTCTTCTCCTCTCGGGATGTTTCGCGCTGATACTTCGAAAAACTGCTTATGGGCGGAAAATCTATGCCATAGGTGTTAATCGACGAGCGTCTCAACTTTCAGGTGTTAACGTAGCCAATGTGGTGCTCAGCACCTATGTCCTGTCAGGACTGTTTGCTGCCTTTGGAGGACTGATTTTGGCGGGATATCTTGGCTTTGGAGATAACTGGGCTGGAAGGGGATATGAACTGGATGCCATTGCAGCAGTGGTTGTAGGTGGAACATCTCTTGCTGGGGGCAAAGGGGGCATAGGGGGCACAGTAGTTGGGGTGCTCATTATGACCATTGTCTTTAATATGGTACTTTTGGCTGGTCTTCCCTACCAGTTTCAGCAGATTGTGAAAGGATTGATCATTGCAATCTCTGTGGCATTTTATTCCTATCTGGGAGAGAGGTTAGATTAACTGGTTAGAAAAGGGGGTGATCGAAACCGGGACATGTGTTTTCACATGTTGAGAAGGAAATCGAATGTGTAATTGGATATTTCCGAAAGGGGTGAAAGCATGAAGAAAGTTCTTGTAGTGATGATGGTAGGTTTGATGGTTCTTGGTGTTTGTTCTTTGGCTTTGGCCAAAGACTGGGTCCAGTACTTAGATGCGGATAAGAAATTGGTGGATACCAAAATGTACTTTACTCCTCCACCTTGGAAGATCGGCTTCAGTAATGCCTCGATTTCCAATAGCTGGCGGGTGTTTTTTGCCAAGCATGTCGAGTACGAGATATCAAAACACCCTGAAATTGGAGAATTTCTCTATACTGATGCTCAGGATAACCCGGCCAAGCAGTTGGCGGACGTAGAAGACCTTCTGGCAAAGGGCATTGACCTTTTGATTATCTCTCCGGCGACCGAGGCAGCTTTGAATCCTGCAGTGGAAAAGGCCATGGAGAAAGGTGTACCGGTGGTGGTTGTGGACCGAAAAGTTACCACTGATGCATATGTCACTTTTGTGGAGTCAAGCAATTACGAAATGGGCAAGGTCATGGCAGAATGGTTGGTGGAGAAGTTGAATGGCAAAGGCAAATTGGTCCTGCTGAGTGGTATCGCTGGAGCAGGGCCGGCTGAAGATAGGTTGAAGGGGGCAATGGATGTTTTCAATGCCAATCCTGGTATCGAAGTTCTGGAACAGCAGTACTGCGAATGGTCACCAGTGCTTGGAAAACAGGTTATGGCGACCATGATTCAGAAATATCCTCAAATTGACGGTGTCTGGGCAGACAGTGCCTTGCAAGGTTCCGGAGCGATAGAAGCGCTTCAAGACGCAGGAAGACCCATTCCTCCAGTAACTGGAGAGGATATGAACCGTTATCTTAAGATGTGGAAAGAAATGGGTTTTGAGGGAGTTGCGGTGAGTTTTCCCACCTGGCAGGGGCAAATAGCGGTTCAAAAAGCCATCGATATTTTGAACGGTATTCCTGTGCCACGCTATGTCGATGTTCCGAGGGTAATCATAACCAAGGAGAATCTGGATAAGTACGTGAGAATGGATCTTCCGGATGAATTTTTCATGGATAGCCGTTTGCCCGAAGAGTGGCTTCCGAAGCGCTAAGGATGGGATATTTCTGCCTGGGTCTTTGGGCCCAGGCAGAAAGGAGGAGTAGTAGTATGGATCAGGAGATATTGAGGATTGAGAATGTAACCAAAAACTTTCCTGGAGTTGTGGCTCTCGATAAAGTAAGTTTCTCGGTCAAAAAAGGTGAAGTGCATGCCCTGGTGGGAGAGAACGGGGCTGGGAAATCGACTCTTATGAAGATTCTAGCCGGAGCTTTGCAGCCAGATGAGGGCCGTATTCATCTCAAAGGGAAGCAGGTTGTGATTCAGAACACACAGCAGGCAAGAGACCTTGGTATTAGTATCATTTACCAGGAATTC from the Atribacterota bacterium genome contains:
- a CDS encoding NAD-dependent succinate-semialdehyde dehydrogenase — protein: MIHYQSFINGEWMEGEGVIEVVDPSLGEVFATVSKVTRAQLQKAIDGAHQAFISWSRKPAIERSRLLLKSAALVRENHKEIAKLLAQEQGKALPDAEREVLGAADCLEYYAFLGINILGEVPPPSAPNLRSIAIRQPIGVVFAVAAWNYPVSLISWKVAPALASGCTVIVKPSRETPLSTIAFVKACNDAGLPQGVLNVVNGDNALISEEIFSNPLVRLVALTGSTETGKEFIRASAKTLKRLILELGGHSPFIIFADADLSRAVKDGVKRSFRNAGQICNSVNRIFVEEAIKDDYLNMFVEQTRKLVLGGAFDTPTPDVGPMVNEAGLRRMEEFVNDALAKGGRVICGGKRPTEPRLQKGFFFEPTVIANVSQDMKIMVEEPFGPIVAIDTFKDVEEVILKANSTRYGLVSYLYTSDMKKAFLVAEKLESGSVAVNNINPDSLYAPYPGWKESGIGVELGVHGLDEYLEWKHIKLEV
- a CDS encoding sugar phosphate isomerase/epimerase gives rise to the protein MTKLKIGFFTANYLNEPLEKVLDRAVGWGYEAVEIPAFKESPHLDVDLVIQDTSYVKRIKKAVHDRGLFISALSNHPEGQLILGPHGKDTDAIFAGTPEEKIRFGIERMIKTAQAASALEVPVVCGFIGCENFGRFFPWPYSKGWEEMEGHFVERWGKVLDEFEKYGVKFGHEPHPNELVYDIYTAKKSLELMKDKKAWGFNFDPANLIYLGIDVVNFVQAVGHKIYHVHAKDGEIVEHNVRRDGLIPTGPWTRIDRGFRFRIPGWGSVPWKRVITELALVGYDYVLSYEHEDVTMSRDDGATKTIDFLKPLLIKAPYEGRKDILFQ
- a CDS encoding alcohol dehydrogenase catalytic domain-containing protein gives rise to the protein MIPETMKAAVVEKPGVIQIQEVPVPRISPSEVLIKVKACGICGTDYSIYIGKYSQDCLPLIPGHEFSGEVVAVGRDVSTVQVGDRVTADINLSCGVCFYCSRGQKLTCPDFRQLGIHIDGAFAEYVTAPAQQVHKLPDNVSYEVGAFVEPISCAIHAAKAMNIRLGSSVAVLGDGTLGILHTQVAKLQGAAPVILVGKHKGRMEAARKMGVDYVVDINSESPVARVKDLTGGRGADFVIESVGTSVTYEMALAMTRPGGRLAAFGITNEEDIMRLRPFDFVLGERSMVGSCAGVGNDWPDAITLLQFGRINPTPLFSLKVPLEDLKKALLEGKENRELLKIFISPEISGWQKL
- a CDS encoding cupin domain-containing protein, with the translated sequence MLIKRGRKNVPETTVDRCHGGEGTIRVRQLLGYEPRLPGVPGFPDDFDSSISFMHETTLPPGTSIGRHEQIGNEELYYVVEGIGEMTVDDETTIMEPGDVCLTKNGSYHSFRNIGDTDLRIIVIEALVPEKK
- a CDS encoding Gfo/Idh/MocA family oxidoreductase, whose protein sequence is MKAINVGMIGYKFMGKAHSHALFDLNFFFDLDVLPVRKVICGRHLEPLKQAAEKWGWEEYETSWEKVVMRDDVEVIDICTSTNTHCDIAVLAAENKKHIFCEKPLAMNVKEAKKMVEAVEKAGVKHMVGFNYRRVPAIAYAKKLIEEGKIGKIYHFRAAYLQDWIVDPEFPLIWKLRKEVAGSGPHGDLNSHMVDLARYLVGDIESVMGMTAQFIKHRKLPAEEQELSTMLTARSGQGMGEVNVEDASFFVVTFENGALGAFEATRFAPGRKNYNYFEIYGSEGSLIFNFERMNELQYFSRRDEMGNQGFKTILVTEEVHPYISAWWPPGHIIGYEHTFIHEFADFFRALQGSGQPEPNFYDGLKCQAVLDAALVSAVEGRRVRVKEVLE
- a CDS encoding ABC transporter permease gives rise to the protein MSGFMKSTSVARVEWQSFVSQYGIAIVLVVLFVVAGIISPIFYRSANIFNVLQQASALGIVSIGQTLVILVGGIDLSIGSIMATSCVFAAALMRGQNHLVLPVTAFCLGIGVLAGLINGLIVTRRNAPPFIVTLGTALIFQGIRFVYTKGAPFGSIPSIVRFLGKGGIGFLPASVIIFLLLSGCFALILRKTAYGRKIYAIGVNRRASQLSGVNVANVVLSTYVLSGLFAAFGGLILAGYLGFGDNWAGRGYELDAIAAVVVGGTSLAGGKGGIGGTVVGVLIMTIVFNMVLLAGLPYQFQQIVKGLIIAISVAFYSYLGERLD
- a CDS encoding ABC transporter substrate-binding protein translates to MKKVLVVMMVGLMVLGVCSLALAKDWVQYLDADKKLVDTKMYFTPPPWKIGFSNASISNSWRVFFAKHVEYEISKHPEIGEFLYTDAQDNPAKQLADVEDLLAKGIDLLIISPATEAALNPAVEKAMEKGVPVVVVDRKVTTDAYVTFVESSNYEMGKVMAEWLVEKLNGKGKLVLLSGIAGAGPAEDRLKGAMDVFNANPGIEVLEQQYCEWSPVLGKQVMATMIQKYPQIDGVWADSALQGSGAIEALQDAGRPIPPVTGEDMNRYLKMWKEMGFEGVAVSFPTWQGQIAVQKAIDILNGIPVPRYVDVPRVIITKENLDKYVRMDLPDEFFMDSRLPEEWLPKR